The Capsicum annuum cultivar UCD-10X-F1 chromosome 3, UCD10Xv1.1, whole genome shotgun sequence genomic sequence TATAAGTGCTATTGATGACTTCAATTTATCAACGTAGTGGAAATGTGTTCAAAGCAGTAGTAGTGCAATGTAATTTATTATACTCCTAGTAGATTTGGTGGCTTTGCGCCCTTGGTTGCGATACAGTTGACAGGGTGGCAAGTGCTTGTGTACAAATGACCTTGCTTATTATTTTTACCATTGCTGTGTACATCTTAGACTAAAATCTATCTGCATCTAGTTGCGTTTGCAATGGGACGgggaggaaaaaggtgaaaaattaaACTTTTAGGGGTCGTTGGTAGCTGGTTTGGAGGTGAGTTATGCAAGTACGAAATATCACACTTGGTAGCTGGTCAGAGGCGAGTTATTCAcgtgtatatataatataattcaaATGGTGTTAGGTTTGCGATTTAAGTACACGCACATGTATAAGTTATGAGTGAAtccatatattattttatgtggGATAGATGGTGGAAtaactaaattttgtataaaaCAATATATAGATTTCTTGTctggattgttttattttgagtcggGGTTCTATCGGTAACAACATTTTGAGTCGGGGTTCTATCGGAAACAACATCTCTATCTCATATCTGAAGTAGTAGTATGGACGGAGTACATTTATCTTTCCTAGACCTCACTTGATGGAAATATAGTGAGTATGTTGTGGTTgttgtaaaataataaatagattctcataattaattcatatattaCTCTATCTCCATTCagctaccaaacgaccccttgaTGCAACAGGACAAGGCCAAAATGGGCAAGGTTGGAGTAGGTTTTTAGTAGGGGAAATCAAGTTGGTGGCAACTGGAATGCAATATGTATAAGATTATTGAAAGTTAAAACTAGCTTAGGGAATGGTCATTGACTAATACTTGTCAACAATTATGTTATGTGAGCTCTCTAGCTTACTATGTATATTACTACAAATTACTACTTTCTTGTTCCACCACTAGAAGAAATTACTTGGAATAGAAAACTTGAAAGAATTGATTGTGATTACTGATGACATCAAGTGGCTGATGCTAACATTTGGAAACCAGAggctattttaatttatagtcaATCTCACAATGGTCCAGAATTACTTTTGATATTTAGCTCTAGAAATTTATTCTCCTAATATCCCTCCTTTCACAATTTTCATATATAGGGTCTAGATAAGCTCTCCCTCCTCTAATGCACCAGACATTCAGTTTCACGTGTGgtcttttcttcttttgacttCAACATGCACTCGAATTGGACATAAACCAATAAAAAATGAAGTTTGTAGTTATAGCAGTTTAAAGATATTCTTGACTTGgtataatatttattattcattTGGACTCAAATTCGTATTGTTTCCCCAAAATATTCACACCATTAAGAGTACTCCTGCACTATATAAGGCTTTGTTTGTAGTTTGTACGCACAATGGAGTTATAGTCTACAAAGAGTACGGACAGACCAAAAATCTACTATTATAAGTATTTATTTTCGCAAATTGCATAAATGAGCAAATTCAACAATTTAAGGCCACCCAAGTCACAATCTTGTGAGACTCATAGGCACAAATTGAGACCTAACCAATTTAGGCTGCCATAGAAAATTAGCCCATTCCATTTCCACGTGCACTTCCTAGTCCAACCTACGTACCGTTCACCAAAAATGAACATTATTTACATCTTGACAACATATCCTAGTGGCTATATATCTTTTTCTGGAACATTTCTCAAATGTGTCAACTTGAAAAACATTGAACAGCTCATTAACAATGAAGTTCACAGTTTGattataatcatcatttattTGTCTGTATGATTATTTTGTAAGAATTTTCCCGATATGGCAGCGGCTAAGGCTGCTTGAAAACTTGGATCTTTAGTCAATGAAGAAGCCATTTGATCTATAAACAACTGTTGAAACTCTGGTCTATTTTGCTGATGATGATCATGTCCTCCTGGTGATTTGCTTTTTTGACCACTTGCATTACTAGTACTAGTATTGCTGTTCACtttcttttggtcattttgtaatttttttggttGTGTAAGATCCAATGTTAAGGTTGGTCCTGATGGTGTGTTGATGATACTAGTACTGGAGCATGGCATGACAGTAGTAGTATTAGCACCCACAAGAGTATTTTTCGGGTTTAATCGGCTAGACGGGGAAGTTGTAACGGGGCCTGAACCATCCATTTTGGAATGGTTGTGTTCTCCTTCATATGTCGCTACTAGAATCGATTGGTCTTCCACACTTCTTTGCACCTGACAAAACATCACGTAGCTCATTGTTAGAAAAAGACGAATTAAAGATCTAGAGCCAGTGAATTCAAAACGAGTGTATGTAATCTTATCCTATGTATAGGTACATTCCAAATGCTCTTTTTTTTCCTTCGTATGTTACACGAAAGACCGTAGTACGTTCAAGTTGCAAATTAAGAAATTACAAGTTGAAACTGCGAATTTTCCAAAGTTGGGTCACCAAATTTTtatacaatcaataaaatatctGTAAGTTGCAGCCTACTATACAAATAAGAAATTTGAAGGAAGACATTTGTTCTATAAAATTGTACTTAATTTAATACCTTTTTTTTGACTGGGCAGGTAGGAGCAAAAGAGCATTTGAAATAAGCTCTGGGAGATGGGTTATCTCTTGTTACTTTCTGACCATATTTCCTCCACTGATATCCATCCTTCACAATCTGTAACAACACAGCAAAAAGAATCGAAATTAGCTACGAAATTCATCGTTAATCTGTTTCGTAGTATATTTTGATAAAACTTACAAGAGAAGTATCAGATGCTTCGGTTTTGACATAAACTCTACAAGTGTTAGTTTTAATGTGTTGTTCTCTTGGTTTCTTGTTAGATGAATCTTCATCACTTGAGCTGCTCTCTGAGTGTAATCCTTGAACTGATTTCAcaatttcattgttgttgttttcgACTTTTCTTTTTTTCGATCCATCGCTATGATGATCATGATTATTATCAGCTGCAGTACTAGTAGTACTGTTTTGCTTGTTCAAATATTCAGTCAATTGGTTTCTCAATGCATTGTAATTCTGGCACATAACTGTTAACATCTCAGTCAGTTTCTTGTTTTCAGCACTTACTCTATTTAGTTCCTCCAACAAATCACCTGCCTGCAACACAAAACAAAACTCAGAATTTTTTTGCTCTAGATCAGATGTTTCAATAAAACTTCGTCTTTATTAAACTCGTGTCTAGTCCAACTGCATCCcataaaatgaaataacaaaCCTGATCATCTTTGTCAGGCATGAGATCTCTTCCAAGCCCAATGAAATTACTCTCAACTTCTTGTTTCTGAGAGCAAAAGCAAATCAAATTAAAACATTAAGGCAAACTAGCTAATTCATGCATATGATTGATTATACAGTGGAAAATCACGATCCTCCTTCCTGATTCCAATTTTCTTCGACAAAGAAATTAAATCGTGACTTTCTGAGCTAACATGTACTATTAGTTAAGCGATGATATGAGAAATAATCAACTGTAAAATAGTTTTATAGATCTCCACACACCGGTATATCATCAGGAACTCGAAGAGGTCTGAAGCTGAGATCCAAAGAAGTATCAACTAAACTGGTGAATTCCATTGCTTTAATCTTCTTGTGTGTATAAGATGATTTGATTGATTTCCTCTAATGCAACTGATTGGATATATAATTTGGAAACTGAAGCTTTTGCCCTTTGTTAACAGCTTATTTATAGTTGTGAAAAACGTGAACTAGTTATGATGGGATGTACTAATAATATTGGGATATTCAGGATAAATAATTAAAGTCATTAATTAATTGAGTGAGTTTGCCTTTCTTTTCTCTTGTCGGCCCAATGTATCATGTTGTTGAATTTCTTTCTAATTAGTCAAAGTCAAGCCACCACCAACGAAACTAGGAAACTAGAAAGAAAGAAACACATTGCATAAGACAAAACTcattaaaaaaattgttttatcAGCTTATCGAGTGCATGAACCAGAACTATAATAAAAAGTTAGTAAATAATCAAATAGgagtatatttcttttctttttttttttgatttttcattcgaTGTCCGATACCTGTATCAGAGTCCgactaattcaaatttatatcgTGTAGGGGCTTCATTCGAGGGGAAGCGAGAATTTTTTCATACCCAGAACTCGAACCTGAAACCTTGGTTAATGAAGGATCAGCCCCATTGGATGCACCACATTCTTTGTTGGTagtatatttctttttcattccAGAAGTATCACATACTTCTTCTGTCCTAAAATTTATATAtctaaaaactacataaaaaatattatatagcacaaaaattaataattcaaaatatttaaaatatatataaagaaaattactactctatcaaaaataagtatatttgaatctcaaaattcaaaacatgCCACATAAATTAGAAGGGAGTATGTTGCTTCTTTGGTctcaattattttattgttatttctatttgCGATTATACCGCCTCTTTTCATCTttctttgagccaaaaatttatAGGAATTACCTTTATATCTTCTCATGATAAGAATTTACATACtcttctcattttattttatgtatacctattattttaatttgtttttaaaaaaatatcattttattataattaaaaataattttaactctaaaatttttctttttatatttaataaaataatttacaatcacaataatatctaatttaaaaaaaattaaaaatcttgatttttcttaaatgtaatattaaatcaaataatatcatataaaataaaacaaaaaaaaattatttttgttccTATCTCACAAAATGACATtgtcttcttgttgttgttgttgttataaatataataaagtgaCTTAATTAATTTGGTATAGGCAGAGGATGGAGGACAAGATAATAATAGTCTGCATAAATAAATGAATAGGTAGAATTTTGATTCAATCTTCCTATCTAAATTAGTCACGTCAGCCGACTTACTtgtttataaattaaatattactaTTCTTTTTATTCGattttactttacatattttatcttgatatatttattgagaaaaataattaataacatgaaataatatttatattgtattttaaaattaattatttttaaaataattaatgataagGATTTAGttttacaaaaacaaaaattaataataaggataaaatagaaaaaaaaaaagttatcttcttatcaaaaatgataaataaaagtagaaattcaattaattagtgacaagtaaaagcaaaCAAAAGAGTATAAAGTTGTACTCCgtcttatttatttttacttgtcaaatttaatattttagaaaatgaattaaataatgaatagTATTTAGTGTAAATATAAAatgaatagaaataaataaattttttattaattttataaattgaataaatattatttaatatcttaaaataaaaaaaaaatggacaCCATAAATACTGTTTATAGTAATATACTccatttatttaactaaaaattacacaaatacacaacttatattttcaatattacaaaaaatttcaacttcctaaacatattacaaaaattccaatatatacacagaatgttatgtatatgtcggctatgttatatagattaataggaagagagtaaagtaattaaaaaaatgggagaaggtattggtatttatgttatttatatatttattttaagtgGGGGTAATGTGGGCTTTACTTTCCTGTCACGTTTCCAACAACATTTTCCACGTTATCTCATTTTTTTAATAGTactattatcttatttaattcACGGGTAAGGTCTGAACTTTTAGACTTGccatttaaaaaaacataaaattgttTTGGAAAAACAGGAATACTAATTCATCAATTGATATGTGTACAATACGCGTGCTATATGTGTGTTTCACGGgtctaatttaatttaatttaacttattATAGTAAgttactttttaatattttctaattATTGTATGTTCATATCATATCAGACTTGCTATGAAAATTTGActataagaaaattattatattaactatgtataaaatttaaattcttctgCAACATTGggaatgagattattttaatCTTAAATAATTTGCTAAGTTTTGGATATAGTTAATTAAACTAGTTTGACAAAACTTAATTCAAATTCCTTTTAAGAAGGGaggaaattaaaattttctcGTATCTATGTTTGAAAGTTGAAGACgaattatttgtttctttttgacTATTGGTTGATCCTatacataattaattttaattcaaaatgataTGTTGATCAAGAAAACCTAGATTTATAGGGTGAAAACGTAATTTTCACTtatattaacatttattttttctaGATTAGATAGAGAAAATTCAGAATATATGGACGTCATGATAGACTATCAACAAAAAAGTTGAATTTACTTGAAAATGATAGgggggaaaagaaaaaagaaacccAAAAATTGTCAATAGACTTCATACGAGAAgactttttcaaaataattacctTTGTAAAAATTATGCTCTACATGTACGTAAGTTCGAATTTAATTGGGCTCAAATATACCCTTCGTTATAAATTTAGTCTAAATATATCCTTACTGTTAAATTTTAGGAGTAAATACACCCCTAAACATTGCAAAAAGGTTCAAATATACCCTCCATTATaagtttggtccaaatatgccCTCGTTGTTAAAGTTTAGAAGCAAATATACCCCTTAACTTTGCGAAAAGGTCTAAATATACCCTCCGTACAACCTATAACCTGACCTACCAATTTGGACCAGCCCACAACCCAACCCAAATTttgtttatcaaaatttcaatcttatAATGTTATCGAAATGTTTCATCAGTCCAATGACTCTTCAAATATTATGTTAATGTTGTATTTTCCTTATTACCAGTGTGTTCTACTTCAAAAATTGTGTTGATATTGCATTTTTTAAACTTTGGTTTGTTTCCATGTTGTTTGATTTTATCGTGAAGGACTCTAATCTactgaaatatttcaaaatagttgtaAAATGTAGAAGAATAAGGGTCATGGCTTCTCCAGCTGTTTCAGCTCCTAAGAGAGAGACAGGCCCCAAAAAAAAGGATTGTCATATCCGAAATAGGTCTTGTTTCAATCTTTGAAAGTAGCATCGACAATTCTTACAACAAACTTCTCGAAGGGTAGAGTAGGATCACTTTAATATACAGATTTGATGTCTCAAGTTACGCAGTTAGATTCGCGGAacaaattcataatttatcatCTAAAGGCTAGATGGACGGAAAGAATGATCCTGTTTAGATGACTTCTAGAGATATTGTCTTGTTGCTGGAAAAAGTGCCCTCAATGATGGAAAATAAAATTTAGGTCGGTTTATGGGTAGTATCGACAATTTTTACAACAAACTTCTCGAAGGGCAGAGTAGAATCACTTTAATATACAGATTTGATGTCTCAAGTTTAGGTTCGCGGAACAGATTCGTAATTTATCCTCCGAAGACTAGATAGACGGAAAGAATGATCTTCGTTTAGATAACTTATAGAGATATTGTCTTGTTGCCGGAAAAAGTGCCCTCAATGATGGAAAACAAAATTTGGGTCGGTttatgggttggtccaaattggtggATCGGGTTCAAGTTGTAAAAGAGTCgggtgaatttattttttatgatgtggCAATTATTTGGTTTACGTggtaattaaatttatttttttttttaaaaaagaaaaatgggttTGTAAATTTCCAGCTAATCATTTAACATCCAGAGGGGTATATTTGCTTCTAAACTTTAACAGTGATGGCATATTTTGGCCAAACttgtaacggagggtatatttggaccttttcgcaaagtttaggggtatatttaCTCTTAAACTTTAACAGCGAGggcatatttggaccaaacttgTAACGAAGGTATATTTGAACCTTTTTgcaaagtttaggggtatatttgTTCCTAAAGTTTAACAACGAAAACATATTTGAACCAAACTAGTAACAGAGGGTATATTTGAATCTTTTCGCAAAGTTAAAGGGTATATTTGACCTTTTTCTCTTCTAAAAGTGCAAGTTTTTTCCTTATGAATTTctcctcttctttcttttttatttgtattttaaaaagaatgacttacttttttttttaatctgttttaaaaaaaaatgatccctttcttgatttgataataatttaattttagctTTTCACGTAGCATGTTTGAGACCAAAAGATTAAAAGTTATTTTAGTACtatatttgacataactttaatttaagacctaaataataaaaacttttctttttatcttttaaatttcatTCAAATCAAAACATTTCATTCTTTCCGAAAAGGTGGGAGTAAAATTTAATGCTTTGCTTTCTAGACTAAATAGGTGAAGACTTGTGTtctaatttatatatgtatcgaTAAATAACACCTCTTATATATgtcaaataataaatatcacCACTAACAACGGTTTAATTACTTGTATATGTTTTTTACTTGATGTGATAgtataaaatttgtattattgGTATATACAAATCAATCTCGAAATTTACACAGTTATAATACTTagtcatattttcattttaaaagcACGAGGTTTTATCGTCAAGAAAAAACAATGGATTTCATAGGgattaactaaataaataaatgacattAGATGCAATGAATGGTAAACAGCGTGTCAAAGTTGTGTTTATTCTGTAGCTGGGGTATgaacttaattattaaaataaataaaaagataagtaCAAATTAACTTTTTAAACTAAGTGCGGTTAACAGTTAAATTAAAGTACATTCAATTAATAATCAATTAGTAATATGCTTAATCAAGATTCATTTTGGTTGACGTGTTTCTGTGAGTTATCCAGTTTTAGCTAAACATTGGATTAGTACCAGATTAATAAGGAGCATAACAATATCTATGGTTACTAATTAGTTTTTTCAACTCTGAAATTGACTTTGACATTGACTAATCCGCTtgtttctcattttatttgtttttattcattaacttACTACCTCCTGTCTTTTTCACTTTCTAATAAAGATTATTAgtacttctttaatttttgtgtatctttttattttcttttaagacGAAAAAATATTCAGTTTGCGTAGATATATCTATTTACATGTCACCAGAGGCGGATCTAGGATTTTGAAGTTGCGAGTGTCATATCAGTTTTAACGTTAAAGCTACTACtcaaaaaggataatttttatggtcgttccactggaatttggctTGTTAGTAAGagatttttgaaggaaaatttcattgaaGCATTATCAAAGAACCTAATTTTTACGTATTTAGCTAGAAATCAGTTAATTTTTTGCTTTACGTTTTGCTATTTACGTTGTCCCAAATAAGACAAGTATTTTATCGATTTTATAGACTTTGGTTTTCGATTTGATTATGTCTTTTCAATTTGTATAgacaaatagatcaaataataaaaatgtgattattattataaatactatcgaaaacaacctttctacttctccgtaGGTagtgtatggactgcatacattttatcctcctcGGACCCCACTATgagggaatacactgggtttgttgttgttattactataaattgtATAAACAAGAGTTAAATTTAACTTATCAGTCAGCGCGAAAGTACAAAATAGTTGTCAACATTCAATGGATATTTTCAATTCTATTGTTAAGAAATTATAACATCATGCCAAGCATCACTATTATGATTTACGAGGAGAGGTTAACTATAAATTTAAAGGAAGAAGGAAACTTCAATTATGTTCTACACTtaaattaaaaattcttaaacaaaGATTACTCAAAAAAAAGGAGTTAAACAAAGATTAAGTCAAGAGGAAAAAAACTTATACAAAATAGAATAACgaacaaaaagtaacaaaatattgCTGGCGTCTGGATTTGAACTCTGATATACTACGTGAAATTTCAGCACGTTTGCCATTGACACTACTTCCTCAACTATTGCACCAGGTGACACTTAAATAATATACCaattttattcaatatatatatatatatatatatatatatatatatatagttatccGATCAAAATTTGCAAGTTTGATGACACCCGTGAACCCCGTAGATCCGCCCGTGCATGTCACTAATGTAGACCAAGAGTATTTTGTTGGAAAAATATAGGATAGTCCATTGGATAATATAGATTTATCACAGGCATGATGGCAAGTGTGAAcctccttcttttttattttttgggcgTGTGTGTATATTAATGTTTATATAATGGTCAAGtggagataaattaaaaaaatataattgtaagAATTGGATTTCACCTCTTAATTCTCATCGTAGCAGAATATGTGAACCGATAGACATCTAAATATAAAGAGCACAACTTCAATTTAGAATGGAGTCATAGGTAAAATATTGTGGGGTTGTTAGGAATTTCTCCGCTCTTAATTAAATATTGGtattttcataaagaaaataaagaatgatTTCGTAAAGagtgtttgaaaatttttataatttgacgtacattatataaatataaattaatgaattgaTGAAACTTGAATACTTGTCAAATCAAAGGtgaaataaaatagaaggaaggaGGTTCAACTGAATCCTGAACCATAAATTTCCTTTATCCTTAATAGACATAAAGGGAAATTCCATGATCAAGTgtaagaaaaagttcaaaatttgttttaaagattgtatattcatttttttcaatttaatatcctattttcacttttacttgtcatattttaatttgacatattcattaaaaaaaataagtattgaTATGATCATTACTGTCCCAATTAATTTATGGTGAGAATATTATTATGTCTTAAAAATGAATTagagaataaaaaattaatattaagataaaacaagaaaaaaatattatcttttcttgatatgtcatgataaataagaataaaaatttattttaaaaataagtgacaaataaaaataaacgaaTAAAGTAATACATAAATTTTCGATACCACCAATTCGAATGgtacaaaaaaaaatctcaaattggAGTATGCGGTGGTAATTATGCGTC encodes the following:
- the LOC107861978 gene encoding probable WRKY transcription factor 40; this translates as MPDKDDQAGDLLEELNRVSAENKKLTEMLTVMCQNYNALRNQLTEYLNKQNSTTSTAADNNHDHHSDGSKKRKVENNNNEIVKSVQGLHSESSSSDEDSSNKKPREQHIKTNTCRVYVKTEASDTSLIVKDGYQWRKYGQKVTRDNPSPRAYFKCSFAPTCPVKKKVQRSVEDQSILVATYEGEHNHSKMDGSGPVTTSPSSRLNPKNTLVGANTTTVMPCSSTSIINTPSGPTLTLDLTQPKKLQNDQKKVNSNTSTSNASGQKSKSPGGHDHHQQNRPEFQQLFIDQMASSLTKDPSFQAALAAAISGKFLQNNHTDK
- the LOC107861978 gene encoding probable WRKY transcription factor 40 isoform X1, which produces MEFTSLVDTSLDLSFRPLRVPDDIPKQEVESNFIGLGRDLMPDKDDQAGDLLEELNRVSAENKKLTEMLTVMCQNYNALRNQLTEYLNKQNSTTSTAADNNHDHHSDGSKKRKVENNNNEIVKSVQGLHSESSSSDEDSSNKKPREQHIKTNTCRVYVKTEASDTSLIVKDGYQWRKYGQKVTRDNPSPRAYFKCSFAPTCPVKKKVQRSVEDQSILVATYEGEHNHSKMDGSGPVTTSPSSRLNPKNTLVGANTTTVMPCSSTSIINTPSGPTLTLDLTQPKKLQNDQKKVNSNTSTSNASGQKSKSPGGHDHHQQNRPEFQQLFIDQMASSLTKDPSFQAALAAAISGKFLQNNHTDK